From the genome of Rathayibacter sp. VKM Ac-2804:
GCCTCGTGGTCGAGGAGGCGGTGGCCGCTGGTCGCGACCATCACCGGATCCACGACGACGAGCGGCGGGCGGACGTCGTCCAGCCAGGCGGCGATGATCCCGCCCAGCTCGGCGTTCGCGATCATGCCGATCTTCACCGCGTCGATCTCGACGTCGTCGCTGACCGCGTCGAGCTGCTCGCGGAGGAACGCAGCGGGCGGCAGGTGGATCGAGCGCACGCCGCGGGTGTTCTGAGCGACGAGTGCGGTGACGACCGCCATCCCGTAGCCGCCGAGCGCCCCGATCGACTTGAGGTCGGCCTGGATCCCGGCCCCGCCTGTCGGGTCGGTGCCGGCGATGCTGAGCACCCGGGGGATCGGGCGGGGCTGCGGGAGCGCGGCGCTCATCGGTCCCACTCCGACCGGAAGGCGCGAGCCGCGGACTCCGGATCGTCTGCGGCGCAGATCGCGGAGACGATCGCGAGGCCGGCTGCTCCGGCTCGGCGCAGCGCTGCGGCGTCGTCGGCGGTGACGCCGCCGATGGCGACGCAAGGGAGCGGCGTCGCGACGGCGAGGGCGGCGAAGCCGTCGATGCCGAGCGGGACCGGGTGGTCGGGCTTGGTAGCGGTGGCGCGGATCACGCCGACGCCGAGGTAGTCGACGGTGCCGACGGGCAGGGCGTGCGCGGCGGCGAGGTGGGACGGGGTGTTCGCGGTGAGACCGATCACCGCGTCGGCGCCGAGGATGCTCCGTGCGGCGAGAACAGGGAGGTCGGACTGGCCGACGTGCACGCCGTCGACACGGGCGCCGGCCAGGCGGGCGGCGAGGACGACGTCGACGCGGTCATCGACCAGCAGGGTCGTGCGCTCGTCGAGGACGGCGGCGACGGCGCAGGTGAGGGCGACGAGCTCGGCGGCGGTCGCCTCGTGGTCGCGGACCTGGACGATCCGGACGCCGCCGGCGACGGCCGCGGCGACGACGGCAGGGACGCCGCGCGGGCCGCAGAGACGGGTGTCGGTGACGAGCTGGAGCGAGAGGTCGATCATGCGATCTGCGCTCCGCTCTCGACGTCGGCCGCGGTGAGGGCGGCGAGGGCGTCGAGCAGGCCGACCGCGAACGAGCCGGGGCCGGCGGCGGTCTCGGCGGCGCGCTCGGCGGCGAGCCCCCAGACGACGGACGCGGCGACCGCGGCCCCGAGCGCGTCGGAGCCCGGCACGCCGAGGAAGGCGGCCATGACGGCGCCGAGCGCGCAGCCGCCGCCGGTGACGCGGGTGAGCAGCGGATGCCCGCCCGTGACGCGCACGACGCGCTCGCCATCGGTGATCACGTCGACCGCGCCCGAGACGGCGACGACGGCGCCCGACCGATGGGCGAGAGCCACGGCGGCCTCCAGCGCCTCCTCCGGCCCGTCGACGGCGTCGACCCCGCGACCGCCGGTGCCGAGGCCGGCGAGGGCGAGGATCTCGGAGGCGTTGCCGCGGATGATCGCGGGTCGCGCCTCGAGCAGCTCCGCCGCGAGGGCGGTGCGCACGGGCAGCGGGCCGACGGCGACCGGGTCGAGCACCCACGGGGTGCCGGCCGCGTTCGCCGCCGCGACGGCCTCGCGGGCGCCGTCGCGCTGCTCCGCGTGCGGGGTGCCGAGGTTCACCAGCGTCGCGGAGGCGATGCCCGCGAAGACGCCGGCCTCACCGGGCAGGTCGCACATCGCGGGGCTGGCGCCGAGCGCCAGCAGGCTGTTGGCGGTGAAGCCGGTGACCACCGCGTTGGTGATGCACTGCACGAGCGGCGCGGCGGAGCGCAGCCCGTCGAGGTCTCGGGCGACGGCTGCGCCGTCGAGGAGGGTCGGGTGGGCAGGCGTGCGAATGCTCATTCGCGACATCCCTT
Proteins encoded in this window:
- the thiE gene encoding thiamine phosphate synthase, translating into MIDLSLQLVTDTRLCGPRGVPAVVAAAVAGGVRIVQVRDHEATAAELVALTCAVAAVLDERTTLLVDDRVDVVLAARLAGARVDGVHVGQSDLPVLAARSILGADAVIGLTANTPSHLAAAHALPVGTVDYLGVGVIRATATKPDHPVPLGIDGFAALAVATPLPCVAIGGVTADDAAALRRAGAAGLAIVSAICAADDPESAARAFRSEWDR
- the thiM gene encoding hydroxyethylthiazole kinase, with the translated sequence MSIRTPAHPTLLDGAAVARDLDGLRSAAPLVQCITNAVVTGFTANSLLALGASPAMCDLPGEAGVFAGIASATLVNLGTPHAEQRDGAREAVAAANAAGTPWVLDPVAVGPLPVRTALAAELLEARPAIIRGNASEILALAGLGTGGRGVDAVDGPEEALEAAVALAHRSGAVVAVSGAVDVITDGERVVRVTGGHPLLTRVTGGGCALGAVMAAFLGVPGSDALGAAVAASVVWGLAAERAAETAAGPGSFAVGLLDALAALTAADVESGAQIA